One Armatimonadota bacterium genomic window carries:
- a CDS encoding cobalamin-binding protein, whose protein sequence is MTDLRELLTAIVEGNAVRAKELVQAALDEHVPPEDLVSRWMIPAMTEVGARFERQEYFVPEMLVSARAMQAGLALLKPLLAQRAVRPVATVVIGTVRGDLHDVGKNLVAMMLEGAGFQVVDLGVDVPAARFVQAVREHQAEILGISSLLTTTMPQMDAVVRALVEAGLRERVKVLVGGAPVTDRFAAGIGADGYGENATAAVRIARNVLGLTEGR, encoded by the coding sequence ATGACTGACCTTCGGGAACTCCTGACCGCCATCGTCGAGGGGAACGCCGTCCGGGCAAAGGAACTCGTCCAGGCGGCGCTGGACGAGCACGTGCCCCCGGAGGATCTGGTGAGCCGCTGGATGATCCCCGCGATGACGGAGGTGGGGGCGCGGTTCGAGCGCCAGGAGTACTTCGTGCCGGAGATGCTGGTCTCAGCGCGGGCGATGCAGGCGGGCCTGGCGCTCCTCAAGCCGCTCCTGGCGCAGCGGGCCGTTAGGCCGGTCGCCACGGTGGTCATCGGGACCGTAAGGGGCGACCTGCACGACGTCGGGAAGAACCTGGTCGCGATGATGCTGGAAGGTGCAGGGTTCCAGGTGGTGGACCTAGGGGTGGACGTTCCCGCCGCGCGTTTCGTCCAGGCGGTGCGCGAGCACCAGGCGGAGATTCTCGGGATCTCGTCCCTGCTGACGACCACCATGCCCCAGATGGATGCGGTAGTCCGCGCCCTTGTGGAGGCAGGGCTACGGGAGCGCGTGAAGGTCCTGGTGGGCGGCGCCCCGGTAACGGACCGGTTCGCCGCGGGGATCGGCGCCGACGGGTACGGCGAGAACGCGACCGCCGCCGTGAGGATTGCGAGGAACGTCCTGGGGCTAACCGAGGGACGATGA